One Apostichopus japonicus isolate 1M-3 chromosome 14, ASM3797524v1, whole genome shotgun sequence genomic window carries:
- the LOC139979948 gene encoding uncharacterized protein isoform X4 — MLNERNRRALGEKRSSVLRSASFSTTHGNRTYRPGRRGTLDNNTMKMADFHHQGIPEEADKVNLSSKQQYIQWEEQDLEKSKGNYSSGTNGNSSSGVNRRIKKQNSQSNLQRPKSWHNTGILHSYSSSMDGSTQVPSSSSRQSDNYVDDSGSPSIDAYTYELQQKSIEQFQQLAAPAEHDVSPGFVKRRAMNYGNPVNQSGGNYGPQPAIIYPQVVSAVQVQNNQAGRMPNGNVSSSSQQQVPGVGIANYSMVQMPQKQYASTADVLGEKKVPPPLPTRVDSKNRTLELSEQHHAKSSSWPATKPQATSTDTPTQSSVISPTSLPPVKLPRSQEQVYPHSWVKKPSGGTGRIAATVSSSSDFQLFSAQPVLIGEESTTFVEKWFQKRDEPVSSSPPATWHASTRHSPPSPPTRDIDVDRDKKGQRHQTSDSLYKDYEALLSEFDQQDNNMQTSRQDFTEVLTSVSTRENQTLSETVPIRTSPSFSSQKRQTDGQENQKRVQRKNSLNGESNERTWKNPNDFSVTAPAPLRSEAYHNNADYGMKEGDSEKTQPVAVSTHVRQKSELSITGNAPRNRTPINPLLMGALDLKGDQAESDRGSSNSARNSPNPSRNSPNPSRPSGNASRDQDTNSSQPLSSEDQRKLDQLSSGNSFLSMLQRDNQKMSFFGGEEFDRKNGPEVASDQVEPVMSPSSGHYRQGSYDPPSRRSLEPSQRHYLYSSRLSHSTTSLNSTMPEMRAKDTPSSNHARYNSFSGATGNEPPDVSMETKVPLEQGNQQARFSAEPTNVTESGGDYRQSRSDSDQTRKSSNTRRHRVSDPQLEGASNRSYMRPELLDTRLAKQRRSPQSSRSGSNTSSSSHESNRSFSGDHYSSTSSLASSRGYSDHFPGTHGRYSDVGIKGRESSPRSSPVDAASRQASHLSRSASMSVQIQLGNLHPRSPLPDKYGIPPEGRKRNKQPHVPERSHSMAVMDFKRKAAAANSEVNLPGSRGQEMTNEVRGIDTKYQVSHRTNTSPKSPVFKFPERPEIVRQENVETANASPMQVSNYTTVNEKKIGNPESPKESSKGGIQDDQLPTSPPLPPPPPDEEVKEIPGGADFPPPPPEFLVLKSAITAPIPRSDSKDREVISVQSVQPVAVDQSSYPVKVSSPVTARKVSSEDDLLNRSKSPVDHQKDSPVRDNRSLDNRDVVDEDSGTEKSSLEDREDNLSKEDTEEAEVNESDDPLVNRVLSFLSTSQTSHLRKLYPDQRKGKRKLSRPSSGKMPNVSSDEKDKYASRKDSLTPDEGPLSLSLTRYLHISPGRASLLNKARELQGSDVPCDGEDAEKLKNTKEELIERISRKVEELCNTQGEVKQEIQETEEIGRQLDGTIKQSCSAEIQKKYSTYIGDLEKVTKLLLNLSRKLTKVDSILHDLKEDNKENRDNLEKMKSNYASRYEDAKKLKESISQRHEDISSRLTEPLSPGEHEDFTYFVAVRCRLLIEAQDIEDKIQLGNEQIQALKTSLEDQTSKNNEAEESKDVNGNCNNEGHNSKPFPS, encoded by the exons GGGAACGTTAGACAACAACACAATGAAGATGGCGGATTTTCACCATCAAGGCATTCCAGAAGAAGCAGATAAAGTGAACCTTTCATCAAAGCAGCAGTACATTCAGTGGGAAGAGCAGGACTTGGAGAAATCCAAAGGTAACTACTCCTCTGGTACCAATGGCAACAGCAGTAGCGGAGTAAACAGGAGAATCAAGAAACAGAATTC TCAATCTAATCTACAGAGACCCAAGTCCTGGCATAACACTGGTATCCTTCACAGTTACTCCTCGAGTATGGATGGAAGTACCCAAGTCCCGTCCTCGTCAAGCAGACAGTCGGATAACTATGTAGATGACAGTGGCTCTCCATCAATAGATGCTTACACATATGAACTACAACAAAAATCAATTGAACAATTCCAGCAGTTGGCTGCTCCTGCTGAACATGATGTCAGTCCTGGGTTTGTGAAGAGGAGAGCCATGAATTACGGAAACCCAGTGAATCAGTCTGGTGGAAACTATGGTCCGCAACCAGCGATAATTTACCCTCAGGTCGTCTCGGCAGTCCAGGTGCAGAACAATCAGGCCGGCAGGATGCCGAACGGtaatgtttcttcttcttctcagcAGCAAGTGCCTGGAGTGGGGATCGCAAATTATTCCATGGTTCAGATGCCTCAAAAACAATATGCAAGCACAGCCGATGTACTAGGGGAGAAGAAAGTCCCTCCCCCGTTACCTACGAGGGTAGATTCAAAGAATAGGACTCTAGAGCTTAGCGAGCAGCATCACGCTAAATCATCCTCATGGCCGGCAACAAAGCCGCAAGCGACCAGTACTGACACTCCAACTCAAAGTTCTGTCATATCTCCCACCAGCCTTCCACCAGTGAAACTGCCTCGATCGCAAGAGCAGGTCTACCCTCATTCATGGGTCAAGAAGCCCTCTGGGGGGACTGGTAGAATTGCTGCTACCGTGTCGTCTTCGTCAGATTTTCAGCTGTTTTCTGCCCAGCCGGTCCTCATAGGTGAAGAGAGTACAACATTCGTGGAAAAATGGTTTCAGAAACGAGATGAACCAGTTTCATCGAGTCCTCCAGCAACATGGCATGCCTCCACCCGCCACAGTCCTCCGTCTCCTCCAACCAGAGATATAGATGTAGATCGAGACAAGAAGGGACAGAGGCATCAAACGAGTGACTCGCTCTATAAGGATTATGAGGCCCTCTTGTCGGAGTTCGACCAGCAAGATAACAACATGCAAACATCTAGACAGGACTTCACGGAAGTATTAACGAGTGTATCGACGAGAGAAAACCAAACATTATCTGAGACGGTACCGATTCGTACCTCCCCTTCTTTCTCAAGTCAGAAGCGCCAAACAGATGGGCAGGAGAACCAGAAGAGGGTACAACGTAAAAATTCGCTGAATGGAGAGTCTAACGAAAGAACTTGGAAGAATCCAAACGATTTTTCCGTCACTGCCCCTGCACCATTGCGAAGTGAAGCTTATCATAATAATGCAGATTATGGTATGAAGGAGGGAGACTCAGAGAAGACACAGCCAGTAGCAGTATCTACCCACGTCCGACAGAAAAGTGAATTATCCATCACAGGAAATGCACCTCGTAACCGCACCCCCATCAACCCTCTATTAATGGGAGCTTTAGACTTGAAGGGGGATCAAGCGGAAAGTGACAGAGGTTCTTCAAACTCAGCTAGAAATTCTCCAAACCCATCCAGGAATTCCCCGAATCCATCTAGGCCTTCTGGGAATGCATCCAGGGATCAGGATACAAATTCCTCTCAACCACTGTCCTCTGAAGATCAGAGAAAGCTTGACCAACTCTCGTCCGGTAATTCCTTTTTGTCAATGCTTCAGCGCGACAATCAAAAGATGAGCTTCTTTGGAGGGGAAGAATTTGACAGGAAAAATGGCCCAGAGGTGGCCAGCGACCAAGTAGAGCCTGTGATGAGCCCGTCGAGTGGCCACTACAGACAGGGCTCATATGATCCACCTTCCAGACGGAGCTTGGAGCCTAGTCAAAGGCATTATCTGTATTCATCTCGGTTGAGCCACTCCACCACCTCTCTAAACAGTACTATGCCAGAAATGAGAGCCAAGGATACACCATCGTCCAATCACGCTCGATACAATTCCTTCTCCGGGGCCACAGGGAACGAACCCCCTGATGTTTCCATGGAAACAAAAGTTCCCTTGGAACAAGGGAACCAACAAGCCAGGTTTTCAGCGGAACCGACAAACGTAACTGAAAGCGGCGGGGATTACAGGCAGTCGAGATCAGACTCTGACCAGACGAGGAAATCCTCAAATACTCGCAGGCATAGAGTTTCCGACCCGCAACTGGAAGGGGCTTCTAATAGATCATATATGAGACCAGAGCTGCTGGATACTAGATTAGCCAAGCAACGGAGGTCACCTCAATCATCTCGAAGCGGTTCAAATACATCCTCGTCGTCGCACGAATCCAACCGGTCATTTTCGGGAGACCACTATTCATCTACGAGTTCCTTGGCCTCCAGTCGTGGATACAGCGACCACTTTCCAGGCACGCACGGCCGTTACTCCGATGTCGGAATCAAAGGAAGGGAGTCTAGCCCCCGCTCATCACCGGTGGACGCTGCATCTCGGCAGGCGAGTCATCTCTCTCGGTCTGCTTCCATGAGTGTGCAAATCCAGCTTGGTAATTTGCATCCCAGATCACCTCTCCCAGATAAATATGGCATTCCACCTGAGGGGAGGAAGAGGAACAAACAGCCTCATGTCCCTGAGAGG TCTCATTCCATGGCTGTAATGGATTTCAAGAGAAAAGCAGCTGCTGCAAATTCTGAGGTCAATTTACCAGGGTCAAGAGGTCAGGAGATGACAAATGAAGTGAGAGGCATTGATACCAAGTACCAAGTATCCCACAGAACAAATACTAGTCCCAAGTCACCAGTTTTCAAGTTTCCTGAAAGGCCTGAAATTGTAAG GCAAGAGAATGTTGAGACTGCAAATGCTTCGCCGATGCAAGTCAGTAATTACACGACTGTAAATGAGAAGAAGATAGGGAATCCAGAGTCTCCTAAAGAGTCGTCAAAAGGTGGTATCCAAGACGACCAACTGCCAACGAGTCCTCCATTACCACCACCACCTCCAGACGAGGAGGTCAAAGAAATTCCTGGCGGTGCTGATTTCCCTCCACCACCACCAGAGTTTTTGGTATTGAAGTCTGCGATTACAGCGCCCATTCCTCGGTCTGATAGCAAGGACAG GGAAGTGATATCGGTCCAATCAGTTCAGCCCGTTGCGGTAGATCAGAGTTCATACCCTGTTAAAGTATCATCCCCTGTCACGGCCAGAAAGGTGTCCTCGGAAGACGACTTATTAAACAGAAGCAAGAGTCCAGTCGACCACCAGAAGGACAGCCCCGTACGGGATAACCGCTCTCTGGATAACAGAGACGTCGTCGACGAGGACAGCGGGACGGAAAAGTCCAGTCTAGAGGATCGAGAGGACAACCTGTCGAAGGAAGACACCGAGGAGGCGGAGGTCAACGAATCGGACGACCCTCTGGTCAATCGTGTGCTCTCATTCCTCTCCACATCTCAGACCTCGCATCTCCGAAAGCTTTATCCAGATCAGCGGAAGGGAAAGCGGAAGCTATCCAGGCCCTCCTCTGGCAAAATGCCAAATGTTTCATCTGATGAGAAGGATAAATACGCATCGAGGAA GGACAGCCTCACCCCTGATGAAGGGCCGTTATCGTTGAGTCTGACCCGCTACTTACATATTTCACCGGGGAGGGCCAGTCTGCTGAACAAGGCCAGGGAACTCCAGGGGTCAGATGTACCCTGCGACGGGGAAGACGCAGAAAAGCTGAAAAATAcaaag GAAGAACTGATAGAAAGAATATCGAGGAAAGTGGAAGAATTGTGCAATACCCAAGGGGAAGTGAAACAGGAAATTCAGGAAACGGAGGAGATCGGCAG ACAACTTGACGGTACCATTAAACAGTCCTGCTCGGCCGAAATTCAGAAGAAGTACTCGACGTATATCGGTGATTTGGAGAAAGTCACAAAACTCTTGCTAAATCTTTCCAGGAAGTTAACCAAAGTAGACAGTATCTTGCACGACCTCAAGGAGGACAATAAAGAAAACAGG GACAACTTGGAGAAGATGAAAAGTAATTATGCAAGTCGCTACGAGGATGCCAAGAAGTTGAAAGAGTCCATCTCGCAGAGACACGAGGACATCTCGTCGAGACTGACGGAGCCTCTCTCTCCCGGCGAACACGAAGATTTCACCTACTTTGTAGCCGTCAGGTGTAGGCTTCTCATAGAGGCTCAGGACATTGAAGATAAAATCCAGTTGGGGAACGAGCAGATACAAGCGTTGAAAACCAGTCTGGAGGACCAGACGAGTAAAAATAACGAAGCGGAGGAGAGCAAAGATGTGAACGGAAACTGTAATAACGAAGGACACAACAGTAAACCGTTCCCCAGCTGA
- the LOC139979948 gene encoding uncharacterized protein isoform X3 — protein MLILRMSNSLLSFPILEHLNAVFIEEDLNSWANLISTWTVQIFNPRRNGGTLDNNTMKMADFHHQGIPEEADKVNLSSKQQYIQWEEQDLEKSKGNYSSGTNGNSSSGVNRRIKKQNSQSNLQRPKSWHNTGILHSYSSSMDGSTQVPSSSSRQSDNYVDDSGSPSIDAYTYELQQKSIEQFQQLAAPAEHDVSPGFVKRRAMNYGNPVNQSGGNYGPQPAIIYPQVVSAVQVQNNQAGRMPNGNVSSSSQQQVPGVGIANYSMVQMPQKQYASTADVLGEKKVPPPLPTRVDSKNRTLELSEQHHAKSSSWPATKPQATSTDTPTQSSVISPTSLPPVKLPRSQEQVYPHSWVKKPSGGTGRIAATVSSSSDFQLFSAQPVLIGEESTTFVEKWFQKRDEPVSSSPPATWHASTRHSPPSPPTRDIDVDRDKKGQRHQTSDSLYKDYEALLSEFDQQDNNMQTSRQDFTEVLTSVSTRENQTLSETVPIRTSPSFSSQKRQTDGQENQKRVQRKNSLNGESNERTWKNPNDFSVTAPAPLRSEAYHNNADYGMKEGDSEKTQPVAVSTHVRQKSELSITGNAPRNRTPINPLLMGALDLKGDQAESDRGSSNSARNSPNPSRNSPNPSRPSGNASRDQDTNSSQPLSSEDQRKLDQLSSGNSFLSMLQRDNQKMSFFGGEEFDRKNGPEVASDQVEPVMSPSSGHYRQGSYDPPSRRSLEPSQRHYLYSSRLSHSTTSLNSTMPEMRAKDTPSSNHARYNSFSGATGNEPPDVSMETKVPLEQGNQQARFSAEPTNVTESGGDYRQSRSDSDQTRKSSNTRRHRVSDPQLEGASNRSYMRPELLDTRLAKQRRSPQSSRSGSNTSSSSHESNRSFSGDHYSSTSSLASSRGYSDHFPGTHGRYSDVGIKGRESSPRSSPVDAASRQASHLSRSASMSVQIQLGNLHPRSPLPDKYGIPPEGRKRNKQPHVPERSHSMAVMDFKRKAAAANSEVNLPGSRGQEMTNEVRGIDTKYQVSHRTNTSPKSPVFKFPERPEIVRQENVETANASPMQVSNYTTVNEKKIGNPESPKESSKGGIQDDQLPTSPPLPPPPPDEEVKEIPGGADFPPPPPEFLVLKSAITAPIPRSDSKDREVISVQSVQPVAVDQSSYPVKVSSPVTARKVSSEDDLLNRSKSPVDHQKDSPVRDNRSLDNRDVVDEDSGTEKSSLEDREDNLSKEDTEEAEVNESDDPLVNRVLSFLSTSQTSHLRKLYPDQRKGKRKLSRPSSGKMPNVSSDEKDKYASRKDSLTPDEGPLSLSLTRYLHISPGRASLLNKARELQGSDVPCDGEDAEKLKNTKEELIERISRKVEELCNTQGEVKQEIQETEEIGRQLDGTIKQSCSAEIQKKYSTYIGDLEKVTKLLLNLSRKLTKVDSILHDLKEDNKENRDNLEKMKSNYASRYEDAKKLKESISQRHEDISSRLTEPLSPGEHEDFTYFVAVRCRLLIEAQDIEDKIQLGNEQIQALKTSLEDQTSKNNEAEESKDVNGNCNNEGHNSKPFPS, from the exons GGGAACGTTAGACAACAACACAATGAAGATGGCGGATTTTCACCATCAAGGCATTCCAGAAGAAGCAGATAAAGTGAACCTTTCATCAAAGCAGCAGTACATTCAGTGGGAAGAGCAGGACTTGGAGAAATCCAAAGGTAACTACTCCTCTGGTACCAATGGCAACAGCAGTAGCGGAGTAAACAGGAGAATCAAGAAACAGAATTC TCAATCTAATCTACAGAGACCCAAGTCCTGGCATAACACTGGTATCCTTCACAGTTACTCCTCGAGTATGGATGGAAGTACCCAAGTCCCGTCCTCGTCAAGCAGACAGTCGGATAACTATGTAGATGACAGTGGCTCTCCATCAATAGATGCTTACACATATGAACTACAACAAAAATCAATTGAACAATTCCAGCAGTTGGCTGCTCCTGCTGAACATGATGTCAGTCCTGGGTTTGTGAAGAGGAGAGCCATGAATTACGGAAACCCAGTGAATCAGTCTGGTGGAAACTATGGTCCGCAACCAGCGATAATTTACCCTCAGGTCGTCTCGGCAGTCCAGGTGCAGAACAATCAGGCCGGCAGGATGCCGAACGGtaatgtttcttcttcttctcagcAGCAAGTGCCTGGAGTGGGGATCGCAAATTATTCCATGGTTCAGATGCCTCAAAAACAATATGCAAGCACAGCCGATGTACTAGGGGAGAAGAAAGTCCCTCCCCCGTTACCTACGAGGGTAGATTCAAAGAATAGGACTCTAGAGCTTAGCGAGCAGCATCACGCTAAATCATCCTCATGGCCGGCAACAAAGCCGCAAGCGACCAGTACTGACACTCCAACTCAAAGTTCTGTCATATCTCCCACCAGCCTTCCACCAGTGAAACTGCCTCGATCGCAAGAGCAGGTCTACCCTCATTCATGGGTCAAGAAGCCCTCTGGGGGGACTGGTAGAATTGCTGCTACCGTGTCGTCTTCGTCAGATTTTCAGCTGTTTTCTGCCCAGCCGGTCCTCATAGGTGAAGAGAGTACAACATTCGTGGAAAAATGGTTTCAGAAACGAGATGAACCAGTTTCATCGAGTCCTCCAGCAACATGGCATGCCTCCACCCGCCACAGTCCTCCGTCTCCTCCAACCAGAGATATAGATGTAGATCGAGACAAGAAGGGACAGAGGCATCAAACGAGTGACTCGCTCTATAAGGATTATGAGGCCCTCTTGTCGGAGTTCGACCAGCAAGATAACAACATGCAAACATCTAGACAGGACTTCACGGAAGTATTAACGAGTGTATCGACGAGAGAAAACCAAACATTATCTGAGACGGTACCGATTCGTACCTCCCCTTCTTTCTCAAGTCAGAAGCGCCAAACAGATGGGCAGGAGAACCAGAAGAGGGTACAACGTAAAAATTCGCTGAATGGAGAGTCTAACGAAAGAACTTGGAAGAATCCAAACGATTTTTCCGTCACTGCCCCTGCACCATTGCGAAGTGAAGCTTATCATAATAATGCAGATTATGGTATGAAGGAGGGAGACTCAGAGAAGACACAGCCAGTAGCAGTATCTACCCACGTCCGACAGAAAAGTGAATTATCCATCACAGGAAATGCACCTCGTAACCGCACCCCCATCAACCCTCTATTAATGGGAGCTTTAGACTTGAAGGGGGATCAAGCGGAAAGTGACAGAGGTTCTTCAAACTCAGCTAGAAATTCTCCAAACCCATCCAGGAATTCCCCGAATCCATCTAGGCCTTCTGGGAATGCATCCAGGGATCAGGATACAAATTCCTCTCAACCACTGTCCTCTGAAGATCAGAGAAAGCTTGACCAACTCTCGTCCGGTAATTCCTTTTTGTCAATGCTTCAGCGCGACAATCAAAAGATGAGCTTCTTTGGAGGGGAAGAATTTGACAGGAAAAATGGCCCAGAGGTGGCCAGCGACCAAGTAGAGCCTGTGATGAGCCCGTCGAGTGGCCACTACAGACAGGGCTCATATGATCCACCTTCCAGACGGAGCTTGGAGCCTAGTCAAAGGCATTATCTGTATTCATCTCGGTTGAGCCACTCCACCACCTCTCTAAACAGTACTATGCCAGAAATGAGAGCCAAGGATACACCATCGTCCAATCACGCTCGATACAATTCCTTCTCCGGGGCCACAGGGAACGAACCCCCTGATGTTTCCATGGAAACAAAAGTTCCCTTGGAACAAGGGAACCAACAAGCCAGGTTTTCAGCGGAACCGACAAACGTAACTGAAAGCGGCGGGGATTACAGGCAGTCGAGATCAGACTCTGACCAGACGAGGAAATCCTCAAATACTCGCAGGCATAGAGTTTCCGACCCGCAACTGGAAGGGGCTTCTAATAGATCATATATGAGACCAGAGCTGCTGGATACTAGATTAGCCAAGCAACGGAGGTCACCTCAATCATCTCGAAGCGGTTCAAATACATCCTCGTCGTCGCACGAATCCAACCGGTCATTTTCGGGAGACCACTATTCATCTACGAGTTCCTTGGCCTCCAGTCGTGGATACAGCGACCACTTTCCAGGCACGCACGGCCGTTACTCCGATGTCGGAATCAAAGGAAGGGAGTCTAGCCCCCGCTCATCACCGGTGGACGCTGCATCTCGGCAGGCGAGTCATCTCTCTCGGTCTGCTTCCATGAGTGTGCAAATCCAGCTTGGTAATTTGCATCCCAGATCACCTCTCCCAGATAAATATGGCATTCCACCTGAGGGGAGGAAGAGGAACAAACAGCCTCATGTCCCTGAGAGG TCTCATTCCATGGCTGTAATGGATTTCAAGAGAAAAGCAGCTGCTGCAAATTCTGAGGTCAATTTACCAGGGTCAAGAGGTCAGGAGATGACAAATGAAGTGAGAGGCATTGATACCAAGTACCAAGTATCCCACAGAACAAATACTAGTCCCAAGTCACCAGTTTTCAAGTTTCCTGAAAGGCCTGAAATTGTAAG GCAAGAGAATGTTGAGACTGCAAATGCTTCGCCGATGCAAGTCAGTAATTACACGACTGTAAATGAGAAGAAGATAGGGAATCCAGAGTCTCCTAAAGAGTCGTCAAAAGGTGGTATCCAAGACGACCAACTGCCAACGAGTCCTCCATTACCACCACCACCTCCAGACGAGGAGGTCAAAGAAATTCCTGGCGGTGCTGATTTCCCTCCACCACCACCAGAGTTTTTGGTATTGAAGTCTGCGATTACAGCGCCCATTCCTCGGTCTGATAGCAAGGACAG GGAAGTGATATCGGTCCAATCAGTTCAGCCCGTTGCGGTAGATCAGAGTTCATACCCTGTTAAAGTATCATCCCCTGTCACGGCCAGAAAGGTGTCCTCGGAAGACGACTTATTAAACAGAAGCAAGAGTCCAGTCGACCACCAGAAGGACAGCCCCGTACGGGATAACCGCTCTCTGGATAACAGAGACGTCGTCGACGAGGACAGCGGGACGGAAAAGTCCAGTCTAGAGGATCGAGAGGACAACCTGTCGAAGGAAGACACCGAGGAGGCGGAGGTCAACGAATCGGACGACCCTCTGGTCAATCGTGTGCTCTCATTCCTCTCCACATCTCAGACCTCGCATCTCCGAAAGCTTTATCCAGATCAGCGGAAGGGAAAGCGGAAGCTATCCAGGCCCTCCTCTGGCAAAATGCCAAATGTTTCATCTGATGAGAAGGATAAATACGCATCGAGGAA GGACAGCCTCACCCCTGATGAAGGGCCGTTATCGTTGAGTCTGACCCGCTACTTACATATTTCACCGGGGAGGGCCAGTCTGCTGAACAAGGCCAGGGAACTCCAGGGGTCAGATGTACCCTGCGACGGGGAAGACGCAGAAAAGCTGAAAAATAcaaag GAAGAACTGATAGAAAGAATATCGAGGAAAGTGGAAGAATTGTGCAATACCCAAGGGGAAGTGAAACAGGAAATTCAGGAAACGGAGGAGATCGGCAG ACAACTTGACGGTACCATTAAACAGTCCTGCTCGGCCGAAATTCAGAAGAAGTACTCGACGTATATCGGTGATTTGGAGAAAGTCACAAAACTCTTGCTAAATCTTTCCAGGAAGTTAACCAAAGTAGACAGTATCTTGCACGACCTCAAGGAGGACAATAAAGAAAACAGG GACAACTTGGAGAAGATGAAAAGTAATTATGCAAGTCGCTACGAGGATGCCAAGAAGTTGAAAGAGTCCATCTCGCAGAGACACGAGGACATCTCGTCGAGACTGACGGAGCCTCTCTCTCCCGGCGAACACGAAGATTTCACCTACTTTGTAGCCGTCAGGTGTAGGCTTCTCATAGAGGCTCAGGACATTGAAGATAAAATCCAGTTGGGGAACGAGCAGATACAAGCGTTGAAAACCAGTCTGGAGGACCAGACGAGTAAAAATAACGAAGCGGAGGAGAGCAAAGATGTGAACGGAAACTGTAATAACGAAGGACACAACAGTAAACCGTTCCCCAGCTGA